The genomic window CGAAGCGACCGCCCGCCGGGTTCTCGCTGCGGCGTGGCTCGAAAGAGGCGAGCAATCGATCCCTCATCAGGACTGCCCGCCGTGGCATCCACAGCGGCTCGCACCTTGAGGAGGACATCGTGTTCGTGATCGGGATCGACCCTCACAAGGGGTCTCATACTGCGGCGGTGCTGGACCGGCAGGAACGCTTGGTCGGTGAGTTGCGGGTGGTTGCGGATCGCCGCCAGCGCGACCGCTTCTTGCACTTCGCCGAACCGTTCACGCCCCGCACCTGGGCCATCGAAGCAGCCAGTGGACTCGGAGCGTTGTTGGCCCAGCAGCTGGTCGCCGCGGGCGAGGTGGTGCTCGACGTCCCCCCGGCGCTGTCGGCGCGGGTGCGACTCCTCGATGCCGGGCGTAACGACAAGACCGATCCGCACGACGCTCGCTCGGCCGCCGTGGTGGCGCTGCGCCACGCGGGGCTGCGATCGGTGGTGGCGATGGACCACTCCGCAGTGCTGCGCCTGCTCGCCGACCGCCACCACGACCTCATCGCGCTGCGCACCCAGGCGATCTGTCGATTGCATGCACTGTTGTGCCTGCTCATTCCCGGCGGTCTGTCTCGTCGGCTCTCCGCGGAGCGCGCCGGGAGGGCGCTGCGAGCCATGCGTCCGCTCGAGCTCGTGGAGGCGGAACGCAAGCGCTTGGCCAGTGCTCTGTTGGCCGATGTGCGCCGCATCGACAACCAGCTGGTCGCGCTCAAGGCGCGCATCGACCAGGCCGTGGCCACGTCGGGGACCACCGTCACGAACATCCACGGCGTGGGGCCGATCGTCGCCGCGCTGCTCGTGGGCCACACCGGCGATGTGCGGCGCTTCCCGACGAGTGGTCACTACGCCCGCTACAACGGCACCGCGCCGATCGAAGCCTCCAGCGGGCCCCAGGTTCGTCACCGGCTCAACCCTCGGGGGAACCGCCAACTCAACCATGCGCTGCACATGGCCGCGGTCACCCAGGTCGGCCACGACACACCAGGGCGCATCTACTACGAGCGCAAGCTGGCCGAGGGCAAGAGCCGCAAGGAAGCCCTGCGCGCCCTCAAGCGGCGCATCAGCGACGCGGTCTACCGCCAGCTCGTGGTCGACGCCGGCTGAGGCGGGCCCGGGAGGACAGACCAGGGACGACTCTTCTATTCCAGCGTGGCCGGCTGAACCCTGAACACCGGCTCTTCGGAGAAGTCACTCCCGGACCCACTACGACACTACGCGCCCACCAACAGGCGCTGCTTCGGCGCGCTCGCGAACAAGGTCGTTGACACAAAGAGGCTTCGCTCTGGAGCGGACGCGCCTTCGGCTGAACGCTGATCGCGGGCGCCTCATGCGGCTGCGGGCGTGAGCTGGGAGCTTCCGATCAAAGGAGGCTCCGCCATGCAACCCAAGACCATCTCCACCGCCATCGAGCACTACGACCCGTTCGTCACCAGCCCCGAGCGTCTGGCACTGATCGGCTTCCTGGCCGGCTACTCGGGTCTGACCCGAGAGGCGTACGCGCTCGACTTGCGTCAGTTCGCCACCTGGTGCGCAGAACACCACCTCGCGCTGTTCTGTGCGCGGCGACCGACATCGAATCGTTCGCCCGGCACCTGGAGGTCCGAGGACGGGCGCGAGCCACCATCGCGCGTCGGCTGGGCACCGTCACCGGCTTCTACCGCTACGCGGTCGAGGAGGGCGTCATCGAGCACTCGCCCGCGGTCCACGTCCGCAAGCCGCGTCTGGACTACGAGTCCCACGCCGTGGGACTGGACCGCAACGAGGTGGGTGCGCTCTTGGTGGCCGCGGGCCTGGCTGGAGCCCGGGACCACGCCCTCGTGTCCCTGTTGTGCCTGAACGGCCTGCGGGTCTCCGAGGCCATCGGCGCCGACGTCGAGCGTCTGGCGCTCGAGCGCGGCCATCGCACCCTCACCATCACCCGCAAGGGAGCCAAGGTGGTCACCGTTCCGCTCGCGCCCCGCACCGCCCGGGCGCTGGACCTGGCGGTGGGCGAGCGCTGCGAAGGTCCCATCCTGCTCGGAGCATTGGCGCCCGCTTGGATCGCCATGCTGCGGCGCGCATCGTGCGTCGCCTGGCCCGCCGGGCGGGCATCGCCAAGCGGGTAGGCCCGCACACCCTGCGCCACGCCTTCATCACCGCCGCCCTCGACGCCGGCGTGCCCCTGCGCGACGTACGGTGGCTACGGTCAGCGGCTCCTGCGTGCTGGTCTAACCAACACATTGGCGGTGGACCCTGATCAATGGCGTTCCCCATCCTCACTGGGCATTCTGTGCGGGTGACGAACGACCACGAGGTGCTTCTTGACCGAGAGGTTGAGACGTTGTGGGTGCGCGACTCGGAGGGACGGCTTCTACACGGTCGTGTGCCATACGGTCGGTCGGCGCCGTACCTTGTGGGTGG from Actinomycetota bacterium includes these protein-coding regions:
- a CDS encoding IS110 family transposase, with translation MFVIGIDPHKGSHTAAVLDRQERLVGELRVVADRRQRDRFLHFAEPFTPRTWAIEAASGLGALLAQQLVAAGEVVLDVPPALSARVRLLDAGRNDKTDPHDARSAAVVALRHAGLRSVVAMDHSAVLRLLADRHHDLIALRTQAICRLHALLCLLIPGGLSRRLSAERAGRALRAMRPLELVEAERKRLASALLADVRRIDNQLVALKARIDQAVATSGTTVTNIHGVGPIVAALLVGHTGDVRRFPTSGHYARYNGTAPIEASSGPQVRHRLNPRGNRQLNHALHMAAVTQVGHDTPGRIYYERKLAEGKSRKEALRALKRRISDAVYRQLVVDAG